One region of Mangifera indica cultivar Alphonso chromosome 3, CATAS_Mindica_2.1, whole genome shotgun sequence genomic DNA includes:
- the LOC123210654 gene encoding probable disease resistance protein At1g61300 isoform X2, translated as MAAIIGTITQILQLAGPQLCGYVQYYRKLNKNMEILKRRLTDLNSRKEDIELRLKTECRTRKLPKAEVNNWLKNTQRINNEVEDFERQVKKGKCLSHIRLGKVVVEKIEEVKEHYQNGAFESYVIDSPPAPGVILPTTPLVGEITAKKATNEVWEFLMGHEVTKIGVCGMGGVGKTTIITHVNNKLLKETDKFENVIWVTVSQPLDLMKLQDEIATALGEDLPKNEEIGKRAGNLFKMLEGKKIVLILDDMWETLQLEKVGIPEPTKENGCKLVITTRSQDVCCSMGCKIVQVIPLLKDEALKLFVDTVGSNILEIPTLKDYVKPMVEHCAGLPLAIVTVASCMRGQYDVCEWRNALEELSKSIQCVKGMETNVPRQLQFSYDRLKSKKLQHCFLYCALYPEDFKIPKEELIVYWIAEGLVDKRGSIQATNDEGYSILNRLVNNCLLEIANDGKCVKMHDLVRDMALQITSKNPLFMIKPRKRLRKLPREQEWEENLERVSLMRNYISKIPSNLSPNCQALSTLLLQGNPLKDIPEVFFVNMPSLKILDLSYTQIKKLPKSISNLKNLTALLLNHCEQLSEVPSLKKLSALENLDLGFTSIPGLPEGIARLTNLRSLNLFLFAPVVLPTAMHRTHRQLRKLTIYYGSMNSEPVLTSEEAIIFNRLDSFEASFVSVYNFNTYVQSLVGQTPKRYHLVGGSGFPLTSAHYDFKSTFAQPLEDENKFVALFIVGKGEDSVMLPTDVQRLHLRCCPGISDIDDLMRGNYPDLKFLFLQNCQDLKKLVSPKFLSALQNLEVIEVEGCHKMEEMIADDDDEKEQGSSGSTIFALPKLRVMSLKSLRNLKRICGGNGILVCESLRQIHVYWCPKLERFPVPLPLPAIKEIGLQKHWWESLEWDDPNAKAFLRPFCKFLRMTQRQIMMGRL; from the exons ATGGCTGCTATTATAGGGACAATCACTCAAATTCTACAGCTTGCAGGGCCTCAGTTATGCGGATATGTTCAGTATTATAGGAAGCTTAATAAGAATATGGAAATTCTCAAAAGAAGATTGACGGATTTAAATAGTCGAAAAGAAGATATTGAACTAAGGTTGAAAACAGAGTGTCGTACGAGGAAATTACCTAAAGCTGAAGTCAATAATTGGTTGAAAAATACACAAAGGATAAATAATGAAGTAGAAGATTTTGAGAGACAAGTTAAAAAGGGGAAATGCTTGTCACATATACGTTTGGGGAAGGTTGTTGTCGAAAAGATTGAAGAAGTGAAAGAACATTACCAGAATGGTGCATTTGAGAGCTATGTAATTGATTCACCTCCAGCTCCTGGAGTGATACTACCAACAACACCATTAGTAGGTGAGATAACTGCAAAGAAAGCCACGAATGAGGTTTGGGAATTTCTGATGGGTCATGAGGTGACAAAGATAGGCGTTTGCGGGATGGGAGGAGTTGGTAAAACAACTATCATAACTCATGTCAACAACAAACTCCTCAAGGAGACGGACAAGTTTGAAAATGTGATTTGGGTCACTGTATCTCAGCCACTTGATCTTATGAAATTGCAGGATGAAATTGCTACTGCATTGGGAGAAGATCTTCCTAAAAATGAAGAGATAGGGAAACGAGCTGGAAACTTGTTTAAAATGTTGGAAGGAAAAAAGATTGTGTTGATATTAGATGATATGTGGGAGACATTACAGCTTGAGAAAGTGGGAATTCCTGAACCTACAAAAGAAAATGGATGCAAATTGGTGATAACAACTCGTTCACAAGATGTATGTTGTTCCATGGGTTGCAAAATAGTCCAGGTGATACCTCTCTTAAAGGACGAGGCATTGAAGTTATTTGTTGATACGGTGGGATCTAATATTTTGGAAATTCCAACTTTAAAAGACTATGTGAAACCTATGGTAGAACATTGTGCTGGTTTACCTCTAGCAATCGTCACAGTAGCTAGTTGTATGAGGGGACAATATGACGTTTGTGAATGGAGgaatgcattggaagaattatCTAAAAGCATACAGTGTGTCAAAGGCATGGAAACAAATGTGCCGAGGCAATTACAATTCAGTTATGATCGTCTAAAGAGTAAAAAACTGCAACATTGTTTCTTATATTGTGCACTCTATCCAGAAGACTTCAAAATCCCAAAAGAGGAGTTGATAGTTTATTGGATTGCGGAAGGACTAGTAGATAAAAGGGGTAGTATACAAGCAACAAATGATGAGGGTTATTCTATATTGAATAGACTTGTAAACAATTGTTTGTTGGAGATTGCAAATGATGGAAAGTGCGTAAAAATGCATGATCTTGTAAGAGACATGGCATTGCAGATTACAAGCAAAAATCCTCTGTTCATGATAAAACCCAGAAAGAGATTGAGAAAATTACCAAGGGAACAAGAATGGGAAGAGAATCTTGAGAGGGTTTCTTTAATGAGgaattacatatcaaaaattCCTTCAAATTTGTCCCCAAATTGTCAAGCTCTTTCCACTTTGTTGCTACAAGGAAACCCCTTAAAAGATATTCCTGAAGTGTTCTTTGTAAACATGCCTAGTTTGAAGATTCTTGATCTTTCTTACACACAGATTAAGAAGTTACCAAAATCCATCTCCAACTTGAAGAATCTCACAGCGTTGTTGCTTAATCATTGCGAACAATTAAGTGAGGTTCCTTCCTTAAAGAAGCTTTCGGCACTGGAaaatttggaccttgggtttaCAAGCATACCTGGTTTGCCGGAAGGTATTGCAAGATTGACAAACCTTAGAAGTCTTAATCTTTTTCTATTTGCACCAGTTGTGTTGCCAACTGCAATGCATCGTACACACAGGCAACTCCGAAAATTGACAATATATTACGGATCAATGAATTCCGAACCAGTGTTAACATCAGAAGAGGCAATTATATTCAATCGACTGGATTCTTTTGAAGCGTCCTTTGTTAGTGTTTATAACTTCAACACGTATGTCCAATCCTTGGTTGGTCAGACACCAAAACGTTACCATCTCGTGGGGGGATCTGGTTTCCCTTTAACAAGCGCACACTATGATTTTAAGTCCACGTTTGCGCAACCCTtagaagatgaaaataaatttgtagcGTTATTTATAGTTGGTAAAGGAGAAGATTCGGTTATGCTCCCAACAGACGTTCAACGTCTACATTTACGATGTTGTCCCGGAATAAGTGATATTGATGATCTAATGAGAGGCAATTATCCCGatcttaaatttcttttcttgcagAATTGTCAGGATTTAAAGAAGTTGGTCTCACCAAAGTTTTTGTCGGCTCTACAAAACTTGGAAGTGATTGAGGTTGAGGGCTGTCATAAAATGGAGGAGATGATAGCagacgatgatgatgaaaaGGAACAAGGAAGCAGTGGTAGCACCATATTCGCTCTTCCTAAATTGAGAGTAATGAGTCTGAAATCccttagaaatttgaaaaggaTTTGTGGTGGTAATGGAATACTGGTTTGTGAATCTCTCCGACAAATTCATGTATATTGGTGTCCAAAATTGGAGAGGTTCCCTGTGCCTCTTCCCTTGCCTGCAATTAAAGAAATCGGGCTACAGAAACACTGGTGGGAATCATTGGAGTGGGACGATCCCAATGCAAAAGCTTTCCTACGACCCTTCTGTAAGTTCCTCCGGATGACCCAGCGTCAAATCATGATGGGAAG ACTATGA
- the LOC123210656 gene encoding disease resistance protein At4g27190-like — protein MEMLKETLKELDSRKKDIEQSLKTQCHWEKLPKAEVENWLQKTQRINSEAEDIFERQVKKMKCLSRVRFGKFVVDKIKDVKEHHQKVVFESLVIDARPTPGVEIPTKTLVGETTAGPAMNEVWKFLMNHEVMKIGVCGMGGVGKTMIITHINNKLLNEAKEFKNVLFVTVSQSLDLMTLQDRIATQLGLEGKLSKDEDERIRAGKLSKMLKGRKIVLILDDVWEKFELEEVGIPEPTKENGCKLVITSRSLDICLSMGCKIVKVGTLLEHEALNLFVDRVGSDIFEIPTLKDLVKRVAEQCAGLPLAIVTVASCMRGKDDICEWMNALEELSKILQSVEGKKSSVLGQLQFSYDRLKSEQLQHCFLYCALYPEDFKIPKEELIVYWSAEGLVDGGGSMEATNYAGYSILKKLVNNCLLEIANDGKCVKMHDLVRDMALQITSTNPLFMIKPNVKLRELPGKQEWKENLKKVSLMRNHIFEIPLNISPNCQALSTLLLQRNPLQVIPEVFFVNMPSLKILDLSYTEIKKLPKSISNLKNLTALLLNHCEQLSEVPSLKELSALENLHLGFTNVPGLPEGIERLTKLRSLDLYLPAPVVLATSMLHTHSRLQKLRINYGSMNSEPVLTSEAATRFSRLDTFEVLFVCFHDFNRYVQSLHVQTPKRYYLVVGSFFYFRESFDDLFEVVKGVNKIVELHTVGEGKDLVVLPTDVQCLMITMCNEISSIKDPMQGNYPDLKYLFVWFCPNLKKLVSPKVFSALQSLEVIHVVMCDEMEEIIADDDEKEQGRSGSTKFALPKLREMHLVCLGKLKRICGGNGVLVCESLQKIVIGGCGQLNRFPVSLPLPAIKDITVEEKWWESLEWDNPNAKASLQPFCDLIPPW, from the coding sequence ATGGAAATGCTCAAAGAAACATTGAAAGAATTAGATAGTCGAAAAAAAGATATTgagcaaagtttgaaaacacAATGTCATTGGGAGAAATTACCTAAAGCTGAAGTAGAAAACTGGTTGCAAAAAACACAAAGGATAAATAGTGAAGCAGAAGATATTTTTGAGAGACAAGTTAAAAAGATGAAATGTTTGTCACGTGTACGTTTTGGGAAGTTTGTTGTCGACAAGATTAAAGATGTGAAAGAACATCACCAGAAAGTTGTGTTTGAGAGCTTGGTAATTGATGCACGTCCTACTCCTGGAGTGGAAATACCAACAAAAACATTAGTAGGTGAGACAACTGCAGGGCCAGCCATGAATGAGGTTTGGAAAtttctgatgaatcatgaggtGATGAAGATAGGAGTCTGCGGGATGGGGGGAGTTGGTAAAACAATGATCATAACTCATATCAACAACAAACTCCTCAATGAGGCAAAAGAGTTTAAAAATGTACTTTTTGTCACTGTATCTCAGTCACTTGATCTCATGACATTGCAAGATCGAATTGCTACTCAATTGGGATTGGAAGGTAAACTCtcaaaagatgaagatgaaaggaTAAGAGCTGGAAAATTGTCTAAAAtgttgaaaggaagaaagattgTGTTGATATTAGATGATGTGTGGGAGAAATTTGAGCTGGAGGAAGTGGGAATTCCTGAACCTACAAAAGAAAATGGATGCAAATTGGTGATAACATCTCGTTCACTAGATATATGTCTTTCCATGGGTTGCAAAATAGTTAAGGTGGGGACTCTTTTAGAGCACGAGgcattgaatttatttgttgataGAGTGGGATCTGATATTTTCGAAATTCCAACTTTAAAAGACCTTGTGAAACGTGTGGCTGAACAATGTGCTGGTTTACCCCTAGCAATCGTCACAGTTGCTAGTTGCATGAGGGGAAAAGATGATATTTGTGAATGGATgaatgcattggaagaattatCTAAAATCTTACAAAGTGTCGAAGGGAAGAAATCAAGTGTGCTCGGACAATTACAATTCAGTTATGATCGTTTAAAGAGTGAACAGCTGCAACATTGTTTCTTATATTGTGCCCTCTATCCTGAAGACTTCAAAATCCCAAAAGAGGAGTTGATAGTTTATTGGAGTGCAGAAGGACTTGTAGATGGAGGAGGTAGTATGGAAGCAACAAATTATGCGGGTTATTCTATATTGAAGAAACTTGTAAACAATTGTTTGTTGGAGATTGCAAATGATGGAAAGTGTGTAAAGATGCATGATCTTGTGAGAGACATGGCATTGCAGATTACAAGCACCAATCCTTTGTTCATGATAAAACCCAACGTGAAATTGAGAGAATTACCGGGGAAACAAGAATGGAAAGAGAATCTTAAGAAGGTTTCTTTAATGCGGAATCACATATTCGAAATTCCTTTAAATATATCCCCAAACTGTCAAGCTCTTTCCACTTTGTTGCTACAAAGAAACCCCTTACAAGTCATTCCTGAAGTGTTCTTTGTAAACATGCCTAGTTTGAAGATTCTTGATCTTTCTTACACAGAGATTAAGAAGTTGCCAAAATCCATCTCCAACTTGAAGAATCTCACAGCGTTGTTGCTTAATCATTGCGAACAATTAAGTGAGGTTCCTTCCTTAAAGGAGCTTTCGGCACTGGAAAATTTGCACCTTGGGTTCACAAATGTACCTGGTTTGCCGGAAGGTATTGAAAGGCTGACAAAGCTTAGAAGTCTTGATCTTTATCTACCTGCACCAGTTGTGTTGGCAACTTCAATGCTTCATACACATAGTCGTCTCCAAAAATTGAGAATAAATTATGGATCAATGAATTCTGAACCAGTATTAACATCAGAAGCGGCAACTAGATTCAGTCGACTGGATACTTTTGAagtgttgtttgtttgttttcatgACTTCAACAGGTATGTCCAATCCTTACATGTTCAGACACCAAAACGTTACTATCTCGTGGTGggatcttttttttattttagggaaTCCTTTGATGATTTGTTCGAAGTGGTAAAAGGCGTTAATAAAATTGTGGAGTTACATACAGTTGGTGAAGGAAAAGATCTGGTTGTGCTCCCAACAGACGTTCAGTGTCTAATGATTACTATGTGTAACGAAATAAGTTCTATTAAGGATCCAATGCAAGGCAATTATCCCGatcttaaatatctatttgtGTGGTTTTGTCCAAATTTAAAGAAGTTGGTCTCACCAAAGGTGTTCTCGGCTCTACAAAGCCTGGAAGTGATTCATGTTGTGATGTGTGATGAAATGGAGGAGATAATAGCAGATGATGATGAAAAGGAACAAGGACGCAGTGGTAGCACCAAATTCGCTCTCCCTAAATTGAGAGAAATGCATCTGGTATGCCTTGGAAAATTGAAGAGGATTTGTGGTGGTAATGGAGTACTTGTGTGTGAATCTCTCCAAAAAATTGTCATAGGAGGGTGTGGTCAATTGAATAGGTTCCCTGTGTCTCTTCCCTTGCCTGCAATTAAAGATATCACGGTAGAGGAAAAGTGGTGGGAATCATTGGAGTGGGACAATCCCAATGCAAAAGCTTCCTTACAACCCTTCTGTGACTTAATCCCCCCCTGGTAG
- the LOC123210654 gene encoding probable disease resistance protein At1g61300 isoform X1: MRQTYLFSTRTKIMAAIIGTITQILQLAGPQLCGYVQYYRKLNKNMEILKRRLTDLNSRKEDIELRLKTECRTRKLPKAEVNNWLKNTQRINNEVEDFERQVKKGKCLSHIRLGKVVVEKIEEVKEHYQNGAFESYVIDSPPAPGVILPTTPLVGEITAKKATNEVWEFLMGHEVTKIGVCGMGGVGKTTIITHVNNKLLKETDKFENVIWVTVSQPLDLMKLQDEIATALGEDLPKNEEIGKRAGNLFKMLEGKKIVLILDDMWETLQLEKVGIPEPTKENGCKLVITTRSQDVCCSMGCKIVQVIPLLKDEALKLFVDTVGSNILEIPTLKDYVKPMVEHCAGLPLAIVTVASCMRGQYDVCEWRNALEELSKSIQCVKGMETNVPRQLQFSYDRLKSKKLQHCFLYCALYPEDFKIPKEELIVYWIAEGLVDKRGSIQATNDEGYSILNRLVNNCLLEIANDGKCVKMHDLVRDMALQITSKNPLFMIKPRKRLRKLPREQEWEENLERVSLMRNYISKIPSNLSPNCQALSTLLLQGNPLKDIPEVFFVNMPSLKILDLSYTQIKKLPKSISNLKNLTALLLNHCEQLSEVPSLKKLSALENLDLGFTSIPGLPEGIARLTNLRSLNLFLFAPVVLPTAMHRTHRQLRKLTIYYGSMNSEPVLTSEEAIIFNRLDSFEASFVSVYNFNTYVQSLVGQTPKRYHLVGGSGFPLTSAHYDFKSTFAQPLEDENKFVALFIVGKGEDSVMLPTDVQRLHLRCCPGISDIDDLMRGNYPDLKFLFLQNCQDLKKLVSPKFLSALQNLEVIEVEGCHKMEEMIADDDDEKEQGSSGSTIFALPKLRVMSLKSLRNLKRICGGNGILVCESLRQIHVYWCPKLERFPVPLPLPAIKEIGLQKHWWESLEWDDPNAKAFLRPFCKFLRMTQRQIMMGRL, encoded by the exons atgagaCAAACATACCTATTTTCTACAAGGACCAAGATCATGGCTGCTATTATAGGGACAATCACTCAAATTCTACAGCTTGCAGGGCCTCAGTTATGCGGATATGTTCAGTATTATAGGAAGCTTAATAAGAATATGGAAATTCTCAAAAGAAGATTGACGGATTTAAATAGTCGAAAAGAAGATATTGAACTAAGGTTGAAAACAGAGTGTCGTACGAGGAAATTACCTAAAGCTGAAGTCAATAATTGGTTGAAAAATACACAAAGGATAAATAATGAAGTAGAAGATTTTGAGAGACAAGTTAAAAAGGGGAAATGCTTGTCACATATACGTTTGGGGAAGGTTGTTGTCGAAAAGATTGAAGAAGTGAAAGAACATTACCAGAATGGTGCATTTGAGAGCTATGTAATTGATTCACCTCCAGCTCCTGGAGTGATACTACCAACAACACCATTAGTAGGTGAGATAACTGCAAAGAAAGCCACGAATGAGGTTTGGGAATTTCTGATGGGTCATGAGGTGACAAAGATAGGCGTTTGCGGGATGGGAGGAGTTGGTAAAACAACTATCATAACTCATGTCAACAACAAACTCCTCAAGGAGACGGACAAGTTTGAAAATGTGATTTGGGTCACTGTATCTCAGCCACTTGATCTTATGAAATTGCAGGATGAAATTGCTACTGCATTGGGAGAAGATCTTCCTAAAAATGAAGAGATAGGGAAACGAGCTGGAAACTTGTTTAAAATGTTGGAAGGAAAAAAGATTGTGTTGATATTAGATGATATGTGGGAGACATTACAGCTTGAGAAAGTGGGAATTCCTGAACCTACAAAAGAAAATGGATGCAAATTGGTGATAACAACTCGTTCACAAGATGTATGTTGTTCCATGGGTTGCAAAATAGTCCAGGTGATACCTCTCTTAAAGGACGAGGCATTGAAGTTATTTGTTGATACGGTGGGATCTAATATTTTGGAAATTCCAACTTTAAAAGACTATGTGAAACCTATGGTAGAACATTGTGCTGGTTTACCTCTAGCAATCGTCACAGTAGCTAGTTGTATGAGGGGACAATATGACGTTTGTGAATGGAGgaatgcattggaagaattatCTAAAAGCATACAGTGTGTCAAAGGCATGGAAACAAATGTGCCGAGGCAATTACAATTCAGTTATGATCGTCTAAAGAGTAAAAAACTGCAACATTGTTTCTTATATTGTGCACTCTATCCAGAAGACTTCAAAATCCCAAAAGAGGAGTTGATAGTTTATTGGATTGCGGAAGGACTAGTAGATAAAAGGGGTAGTATACAAGCAACAAATGATGAGGGTTATTCTATATTGAATAGACTTGTAAACAATTGTTTGTTGGAGATTGCAAATGATGGAAAGTGCGTAAAAATGCATGATCTTGTAAGAGACATGGCATTGCAGATTACAAGCAAAAATCCTCTGTTCATGATAAAACCCAGAAAGAGATTGAGAAAATTACCAAGGGAACAAGAATGGGAAGAGAATCTTGAGAGGGTTTCTTTAATGAGgaattacatatcaaaaattCCTTCAAATTTGTCCCCAAATTGTCAAGCTCTTTCCACTTTGTTGCTACAAGGAAACCCCTTAAAAGATATTCCTGAAGTGTTCTTTGTAAACATGCCTAGTTTGAAGATTCTTGATCTTTCTTACACACAGATTAAGAAGTTACCAAAATCCATCTCCAACTTGAAGAATCTCACAGCGTTGTTGCTTAATCATTGCGAACAATTAAGTGAGGTTCCTTCCTTAAAGAAGCTTTCGGCACTGGAaaatttggaccttgggtttaCAAGCATACCTGGTTTGCCGGAAGGTATTGCAAGATTGACAAACCTTAGAAGTCTTAATCTTTTTCTATTTGCACCAGTTGTGTTGCCAACTGCAATGCATCGTACACACAGGCAACTCCGAAAATTGACAATATATTACGGATCAATGAATTCCGAACCAGTGTTAACATCAGAAGAGGCAATTATATTCAATCGACTGGATTCTTTTGAAGCGTCCTTTGTTAGTGTTTATAACTTCAACACGTATGTCCAATCCTTGGTTGGTCAGACACCAAAACGTTACCATCTCGTGGGGGGATCTGGTTTCCCTTTAACAAGCGCACACTATGATTTTAAGTCCACGTTTGCGCAACCCTtagaagatgaaaataaatttgtagcGTTATTTATAGTTGGTAAAGGAGAAGATTCGGTTATGCTCCCAACAGACGTTCAACGTCTACATTTACGATGTTGTCCCGGAATAAGTGATATTGATGATCTAATGAGAGGCAATTATCCCGatcttaaatttcttttcttgcagAATTGTCAGGATTTAAAGAAGTTGGTCTCACCAAAGTTTTTGTCGGCTCTACAAAACTTGGAAGTGATTGAGGTTGAGGGCTGTCATAAAATGGAGGAGATGATAGCagacgatgatgatgaaaaGGAACAAGGAAGCAGTGGTAGCACCATATTCGCTCTTCCTAAATTGAGAGTAATGAGTCTGAAATCccttagaaatttgaaaaggaTTTGTGGTGGTAATGGAATACTGGTTTGTGAATCTCTCCGACAAATTCATGTATATTGGTGTCCAAAATTGGAGAGGTTCCCTGTGCCTCTTCCCTTGCCTGCAATTAAAGAAATCGGGCTACAGAAACACTGGTGGGAATCATTGGAGTGGGACGATCCCAATGCAAAAGCTTTCCTACGACCCTTCTGTAAGTTCCTCCGGATGACCCAGCGTCAAATCATGATGGGAAG ACTATGA